In Ipomoea triloba cultivar NCNSP0323 chromosome 7, ASM357664v1, a single genomic region encodes these proteins:
- the LOC116025509 gene encoding LEAF RUST 10 DISEASE-RESISTANCE LOCUS RECEPTOR-LIKE PROTEIN KINASE-like 1.1 isoform X1: MGLPFNPCFFFLLFPLILLLCFAHGEDELSYNCTKEFSCGNISHLEFPFAQHTQPHCGLVVVNCSATPPTLQLETGGDWYQLQLVKPPVWGDWGEYVIFLGDSKLQRLFDSHNCSILDGYTIQFPNSPSFKFHNFEKTEANNLWKCSYQSQPDDPFYNYERYDCIEGLTLYYKNHLVPEYPKCDHANCTLYPNPFFVKQNTAHFGLELHVSNDCYDCYYGGGRCTADSNNKFQCKKVTTGKRKLRVILITVISGGLALILVSLAIFLVWRRKKGSKGYSRNTSSHPTLDLERGRSRLFGILVFSYSELEEATNNFDPSKELGDGGFGTVYYGILKDGREVAVKRLHERNCKRMEQFVNEISILTRLKHPNLVTLYGCTSRHNRELLLVYEYIQNGTLEDHLHGQRAADGLLTWPIRLKIAVEAAAALVYLHASEVIHRDVKSSNILLDENFCVKVADFGLSKLFPANVTHATTTPKGTPGYVDPDYHECYQLTYKSDVYSFGVVLIELLSSMPAVDVRRHTHEISLAKLATNKILIGAFDELIDSSLGYEMDTEIKRMTTSVAELAFQCLQTDKDMRPTMEQVLESLKEIRGDELNEDESVNGEETNASTEEEPQRKAVTWAGPSLAPHGILKLVSTRKSS; encoded by the exons ATGGGTCTACCCTTTAATCCttgtttctttttccttctctttcccTTAATTCTCTTATTATGCTTTGCTCATGGAGAAGATGAGTTGTCATATAATTGTACCAAGGAATTCTCCTGTGGAAATATCAGTCATCTGGAGTTCCCTTTTGCTCAACACACGCAGCCTCATTGTGGGTTAGTGGTAGTAAATTGTTCTGCAACACCTCCAACACTCCAGTTGGAAACCGGGGGAGATTGGTATCAGCTTCAGCTTGTGAAACCACCTGTCTGGGGTGACTGGGGTGAGTATGTGATCTTCCTTGGAGACTCGAAACTTCAGAGACTCTTCGATAGCCATAATTGCTCAATTTTAGACGGCTACACCATCCAATTTCCAAATTCTCCTTCTTTCAAATTCCACAATTTTGAAAAAACAGAAGCAAACAACCTTTGGAAATGCAGTTATCAGAGTCAACCTGATGATCCTTTCTACAATTATGAAAGGTATGACTGTATTGAAGGATTGACTTTGTACTATAAAAATCACTTGGTTCCAGAGTATCCCAAATGTGATCATGCTAACTGTACCCTGTATCCAAATCCATTTTTTGTTAAACAAAATACTGCTCATTTTGGTCTGGAATTACATGTCTCAAATGACTGCTATGACTGTTACTACGGAGGAGGGCGATGTACAGCAGACAGCAACAATAAATTTCAATGTAAAAAAG TGACTACAGGAAAGAGAAAGCTGAGAGTGATTCTAATCACTG TAATTTCAGGCGGTTTAGCACTTATCCTTGTAAGTTTGGCTATCTTTCTTGTTTGGCGACGCAAGAAAGGAAGCAAAGGCTATTCAAGAAATACATCTTCACATCCCACCTTGGACCTCGAGAGAGGCCGGAGTAGGCTCTTTGGAATTCTAGTCTTCTCCTACTCTGAACTTGAAGAAGCCACAAACAATTTTGATCCTTCTAAAGAACTTGGGGATGGAGGTTTTGGCACTGTTTACTATG GGATTCTTAAGGATGGAAGAGAAGTTGCTGTGAAGCGCCTTCATGAGCGCAACTGCAAGAGAATGGAGCAGTTTGTGAATGAAATCTCAATTCTCACCCGGCTAAAGCACCCTAATCTCGTTACACTTTATGGCTGCACATCAAGGCATAACCGCGAACTCCTCCTTGTGTATGAATACATTCAAAATGGAACACTTGAAGATCACCTCCATGGCCAAAGAGCAGCAGATGGACTGCTCACATGGCCTATCCGCTTGAAGATTGCAGTGGAAGCTGCAGCTGCATTGGTTTATCTGCATGCCTCAGAAGTAATCCACCGCGATGTTAAGAGCAGTAACATACTTCTTGATGAGAATTTCTGCGTCAAAGTTGCAGATTTCGGGCTCTCGAAACTCTTCCCTGCTAATGTCACCCATGCCACCACTACACCTAAAGGGACACCTGGATATGTTGATCCAGACTATCACGAGTGTTATCAGCTCACTTATAAGAGTGATGTTTATAGCTTCGGGGTCGTTCTTATTGAACTCTTATCCTCAATGCCTGCTGTGGACGTACGCAGGCATACACACGAGATCAGTTTGGCAAAACTAGCAACAAACAAGATTCTAATAGGAGCATTTGATGAACTCATTGATTCCTCTCTGGGGTATGAGATGGATACTGAAATCAAGAGAATGACTACTTCAGTAGCAGAGCTAGCTTTTCAGTGCTTGCAAACTGACAAGGATATGAGGCCTACAATGGAACAGGTATTGGAGTCTTTGAAGGAGATTCGAGGCGATGAGTTGAACGAGGATGAAAGCGTGAATGGTGAGGAAACTAATGCGTCTACAGAAGAG GAGCCACAAAGAAAAGCAGTGACCTGGGCTGGTCCCTCGCTTGCACCTCATGGGATTTTGAAGCTCGTTTCGACTAGGAAGAGCAGTTGA
- the LOC116025509 gene encoding LEAF RUST 10 DISEASE-RESISTANCE LOCUS RECEPTOR-LIKE PROTEIN KINASE-like 1.1 isoform X3: MGLPFNPCFFFLLFPLILLLCFAHGEDELSYNCTKEFSCGNISHLEFPFAQHTQPHCGLVVVNCSATPPTLQLETGGDWYQLQLVKPPVWGDWGEYVIFLGDSKLQRLFDSHNCSILDGYTIQFPNSPSFKFHNFEKTEANNLWKCSYQSQPDDPFYNYERYDCIEGLTLYYKNHLVPEYPKCDHANCTLYPNPFFVKQNTAHFGLELHVSNDCYDCYYGGGRCTADSNNKFQCKKGKRKLRVILITVISGGLALILVSLAIFLVWRRKKGSKGYSRNTSSHPTLDLERGRSRLFGILVFSYSELEEATNNFDPSKELGDGGFGTVYYGILKDGREVAVKRLHERNCKRMEQFVNEISILTRLKHPNLVTLYGCTSRHNRELLLVYEYIQNGTLEDHLHGQRAADGLLTWPIRLKIAVEAAAALVYLHASEVIHRDVKSSNILLDENFCVKVADFGLSKLFPANVTHATTTPKGTPGYVDPDYHECYQLTYKSDVYSFGVVLIELLSSMPAVDVRRHTHEISLAKLATNKILIGAFDELIDSSLGYEMDTEIKRMTTSVAELAFQCLQTDKDMRPTMEQVLESLKEIRGDELNEDESVNGEETNASTEEEPQRKAVTWAGPSLAPHGILKLVSTRKSS, encoded by the exons ATGGGTCTACCCTTTAATCCttgtttctttttccttctctttcccTTAATTCTCTTATTATGCTTTGCTCATGGAGAAGATGAGTTGTCATATAATTGTACCAAGGAATTCTCCTGTGGAAATATCAGTCATCTGGAGTTCCCTTTTGCTCAACACACGCAGCCTCATTGTGGGTTAGTGGTAGTAAATTGTTCTGCAACACCTCCAACACTCCAGTTGGAAACCGGGGGAGATTGGTATCAGCTTCAGCTTGTGAAACCACCTGTCTGGGGTGACTGGGGTGAGTATGTGATCTTCCTTGGAGACTCGAAACTTCAGAGACTCTTCGATAGCCATAATTGCTCAATTTTAGACGGCTACACCATCCAATTTCCAAATTCTCCTTCTTTCAAATTCCACAATTTTGAAAAAACAGAAGCAAACAACCTTTGGAAATGCAGTTATCAGAGTCAACCTGATGATCCTTTCTACAATTATGAAAGGTATGACTGTATTGAAGGATTGACTTTGTACTATAAAAATCACTTGGTTCCAGAGTATCCCAAATGTGATCATGCTAACTGTACCCTGTATCCAAATCCATTTTTTGTTAAACAAAATACTGCTCATTTTGGTCTGGAATTACATGTCTCAAATGACTGCTATGACTGTTACTACGGAGGAGGGCGATGTACAGCAGACAGCAACAATAAATTTCAATGTAAAAAAG GAAAGAGAAAGCTGAGAGTGATTCTAATCACTG TAATTTCAGGCGGTTTAGCACTTATCCTTGTAAGTTTGGCTATCTTTCTTGTTTGGCGACGCAAGAAAGGAAGCAAAGGCTATTCAAGAAATACATCTTCACATCCCACCTTGGACCTCGAGAGAGGCCGGAGTAGGCTCTTTGGAATTCTAGTCTTCTCCTACTCTGAACTTGAAGAAGCCACAAACAATTTTGATCCTTCTAAAGAACTTGGGGATGGAGGTTTTGGCACTGTTTACTATG GGATTCTTAAGGATGGAAGAGAAGTTGCTGTGAAGCGCCTTCATGAGCGCAACTGCAAGAGAATGGAGCAGTTTGTGAATGAAATCTCAATTCTCACCCGGCTAAAGCACCCTAATCTCGTTACACTTTATGGCTGCACATCAAGGCATAACCGCGAACTCCTCCTTGTGTATGAATACATTCAAAATGGAACACTTGAAGATCACCTCCATGGCCAAAGAGCAGCAGATGGACTGCTCACATGGCCTATCCGCTTGAAGATTGCAGTGGAAGCTGCAGCTGCATTGGTTTATCTGCATGCCTCAGAAGTAATCCACCGCGATGTTAAGAGCAGTAACATACTTCTTGATGAGAATTTCTGCGTCAAAGTTGCAGATTTCGGGCTCTCGAAACTCTTCCCTGCTAATGTCACCCATGCCACCACTACACCTAAAGGGACACCTGGATATGTTGATCCAGACTATCACGAGTGTTATCAGCTCACTTATAAGAGTGATGTTTATAGCTTCGGGGTCGTTCTTATTGAACTCTTATCCTCAATGCCTGCTGTGGACGTACGCAGGCATACACACGAGATCAGTTTGGCAAAACTAGCAACAAACAAGATTCTAATAGGAGCATTTGATGAACTCATTGATTCCTCTCTGGGGTATGAGATGGATACTGAAATCAAGAGAATGACTACTTCAGTAGCAGAGCTAGCTTTTCAGTGCTTGCAAACTGACAAGGATATGAGGCCTACAATGGAACAGGTATTGGAGTCTTTGAAGGAGATTCGAGGCGATGAGTTGAACGAGGATGAAAGCGTGAATGGTGAGGAAACTAATGCGTCTACAGAAGAG GAGCCACAAAGAAAAGCAGTGACCTGGGCTGGTCCCTCGCTTGCACCTCATGGGATTTTGAAGCTCGTTTCGACTAGGAAGAGCAGTTGA
- the LOC116025509 gene encoding LEAF RUST 10 DISEASE-RESISTANCE LOCUS RECEPTOR-LIKE PROTEIN KINASE-like 1.1 isoform X2, whose amino-acid sequence MGLPFNPCFFFLLFPLILLLCFAHGEDELSYNCTKEFSCGNISHLEFPFAQHTQPHCGLVVVNCSATPPTLQLETGGDWYQLQLVKPPVWGDWGEYVIFLGDSKLQRLFDSHNCSILDGYTIQFPNSPSFKFHNFEKTEANNLWKCSYQSQPDDPFYNYERYDCIEGLTLYYKNHLVPEYPKCDHANCTLYPNPFFVKQNTAHFGLELHVSNDCYDCYYGGGRCTADSNNKFQLTTGKRKLRVILITVISGGLALILVSLAIFLVWRRKKGSKGYSRNTSSHPTLDLERGRSRLFGILVFSYSELEEATNNFDPSKELGDGGFGTVYYGILKDGREVAVKRLHERNCKRMEQFVNEISILTRLKHPNLVTLYGCTSRHNRELLLVYEYIQNGTLEDHLHGQRAADGLLTWPIRLKIAVEAAAALVYLHASEVIHRDVKSSNILLDENFCVKVADFGLSKLFPANVTHATTTPKGTPGYVDPDYHECYQLTYKSDVYSFGVVLIELLSSMPAVDVRRHTHEISLAKLATNKILIGAFDELIDSSLGYEMDTEIKRMTTSVAELAFQCLQTDKDMRPTMEQVLESLKEIRGDELNEDESVNGEETNASTEEEPQRKAVTWAGPSLAPHGILKLVSTRKSS is encoded by the exons ATGGGTCTACCCTTTAATCCttgtttctttttccttctctttcccTTAATTCTCTTATTATGCTTTGCTCATGGAGAAGATGAGTTGTCATATAATTGTACCAAGGAATTCTCCTGTGGAAATATCAGTCATCTGGAGTTCCCTTTTGCTCAACACACGCAGCCTCATTGTGGGTTAGTGGTAGTAAATTGTTCTGCAACACCTCCAACACTCCAGTTGGAAACCGGGGGAGATTGGTATCAGCTTCAGCTTGTGAAACCACCTGTCTGGGGTGACTGGGGTGAGTATGTGATCTTCCTTGGAGACTCGAAACTTCAGAGACTCTTCGATAGCCATAATTGCTCAATTTTAGACGGCTACACCATCCAATTTCCAAATTCTCCTTCTTTCAAATTCCACAATTTTGAAAAAACAGAAGCAAACAACCTTTGGAAATGCAGTTATCAGAGTCAACCTGATGATCCTTTCTACAATTATGAAAGGTATGACTGTATTGAAGGATTGACTTTGTACTATAAAAATCACTTGGTTCCAGAGTATCCCAAATGTGATCATGCTAACTGTACCCTGTATCCAAATCCATTTTTTGTTAAACAAAATACTGCTCATTTTGGTCTGGAATTACATGTCTCAAATGACTGCTATGACTGTTACTACGGAGGAGGGCGATGTACAGCAGACAGCAACAATAAATTTCAAT TGACTACAGGAAAGAGAAAGCTGAGAGTGATTCTAATCACTG TAATTTCAGGCGGTTTAGCACTTATCCTTGTAAGTTTGGCTATCTTTCTTGTTTGGCGACGCAAGAAAGGAAGCAAAGGCTATTCAAGAAATACATCTTCACATCCCACCTTGGACCTCGAGAGAGGCCGGAGTAGGCTCTTTGGAATTCTAGTCTTCTCCTACTCTGAACTTGAAGAAGCCACAAACAATTTTGATCCTTCTAAAGAACTTGGGGATGGAGGTTTTGGCACTGTTTACTATG GGATTCTTAAGGATGGAAGAGAAGTTGCTGTGAAGCGCCTTCATGAGCGCAACTGCAAGAGAATGGAGCAGTTTGTGAATGAAATCTCAATTCTCACCCGGCTAAAGCACCCTAATCTCGTTACACTTTATGGCTGCACATCAAGGCATAACCGCGAACTCCTCCTTGTGTATGAATACATTCAAAATGGAACACTTGAAGATCACCTCCATGGCCAAAGAGCAGCAGATGGACTGCTCACATGGCCTATCCGCTTGAAGATTGCAGTGGAAGCTGCAGCTGCATTGGTTTATCTGCATGCCTCAGAAGTAATCCACCGCGATGTTAAGAGCAGTAACATACTTCTTGATGAGAATTTCTGCGTCAAAGTTGCAGATTTCGGGCTCTCGAAACTCTTCCCTGCTAATGTCACCCATGCCACCACTACACCTAAAGGGACACCTGGATATGTTGATCCAGACTATCACGAGTGTTATCAGCTCACTTATAAGAGTGATGTTTATAGCTTCGGGGTCGTTCTTATTGAACTCTTATCCTCAATGCCTGCTGTGGACGTACGCAGGCATACACACGAGATCAGTTTGGCAAAACTAGCAACAAACAAGATTCTAATAGGAGCATTTGATGAACTCATTGATTCCTCTCTGGGGTATGAGATGGATACTGAAATCAAGAGAATGACTACTTCAGTAGCAGAGCTAGCTTTTCAGTGCTTGCAAACTGACAAGGATATGAGGCCTACAATGGAACAGGTATTGGAGTCTTTGAAGGAGATTCGAGGCGATGAGTTGAACGAGGATGAAAGCGTGAATGGTGAGGAAACTAATGCGTCTACAGAAGAG GAGCCACAAAGAAAAGCAGTGACCTGGGCTGGTCCCTCGCTTGCACCTCATGGGATTTTGAAGCTCGTTTCGACTAGGAAGAGCAGTTGA
- the LOC116025514 gene encoding LOW QUALITY PROTEIN: endo-1,4-beta-xylanase 5-like (The sequence of the model RefSeq protein was modified relative to this genomic sequence to represent the inferred CDS: deleted 1 base in 1 codon) → MVEVVSPPNEKCLQNPLKPQYNGGIMVNPEMGDGLNGWFGFGNINDVNLTVGVSKEGNNFIIASNRKEPGDGFSQKFDLVKDNHYIVSGWIQLSEGEADVAAKFKTATGKVYVAWVVARSGCWSMFKGGFVANVSGPSELHFECNNTQTEIWATSISVKAFTPEEWTSHQSKSVEKIRKTKVAIEVVDGQGKPLPNATISLIKGRPNLPFGCAINKNILNNQAYQNWFFSRFKYTVFEDEMKWYTTEPSQGREDYSAADALLRLVKGRGVAVRGQNIFWDDPNFQPSWVPKLTPNQLSAAATKRINSVVRRYAGQVIHWDVVNENLHSSFFESRLGADASARFYRTARALDGKATPFLNDFNTIEHKEDGASSPSKYLRKIAQLRAQRYSGPLGIGLEAHFDTPDLAYVRTAIDTLATAKLPIWITELDVSSRPNQAQYLGQIINELSSHPAVQGIVLWSAWKPSGCYKMCLTDNNFRNLATGDVVDGVIKAMSHEGLVGTTAANGSFETSLFHGEYEVQVDHPLLDKSLAHNLTVTSTVDSERRLYFSVSERV, encoded by the exons ATGGTTGAAGTAGTGAGCCCTCCAAATGAAAAG TGCTTGCAAAATCCTCTGAAACCTCAGTACAATGGAGGGATAATGGTGAACCCAGAGATGGGAGATGGGTTGAATGGCTGGTTTGGTTTCGGAAATATTAATGATGTAAACCTAACGGTGGGAGTTTCCAAGGAAGGAAACAACTTCATCATTGCTTCCAATCGAAAAGAACCAGGAGATGGTTTTTCTCAGAAGTTTGATTTGGTGAAAGATAATCACTACATAGTTTctg GTTGGATACAGTTAAGTGAAGGCGAAGCTGATGTAGCAGCCAAGTTTAAAACAGCAACAGGCAAAGTGTATGTAGCATGGGTTGTAGCTAGATCGGGTTGTTGGTCCATGTTTAAAGGTGGTTTTGTTGCTAATGTTTCTGGCCCTAGTGAATTACATTTTGAG TGCAATAATACCCAAACTGAGATATGGGCAACTAGCATATCAGTAAAAGCATTCACCCCAGAGGAATGGACATCACATCAATCAAAGAGTGTTGAGAAG ATACGCAAGACAAAGGTGGCAATTGAAGTAGTGGATGGTCAAGGAAAACCATTACCCAATGCAACAATTTCCCTCATCAAAGGACGACCAAATTTGCCATTTGGTTGTGCTATCAACAAGAATATCTTAAACAACCAAGCCTATCAAAACTGGTTTTTCTCAAGGTTCAAGTACACAGTGTTTGAGGACGAAATGAAGTGGTACACCACCGAGCCCTCCCAGGGCCGAGAGGACTATTCCGCCGCC GACGCCTTACTCCGCCTCGTCAAAGGCCGCGGCGTCGCCGTCCGCGGCCAAAACATATTCTGGGACGACCCAAATTTCCAACCTTCGTGGGTCCCAAAACTAACCCCCAACCAATTATCAGCCGCGGCTACTAAAAGGATTAATTCGGTGGTGAGGAGATATGCCGGTCAGGTAATCCACTGGGACGTCGTGAACGAGAATCTTCACTCTTCGTTCTTCGAGAGCAGGCTCGGGGCCGATGCGTCGGCGCGTTTCTATCGAACGGCCCGCGCGTTGGACGGCAAGGCGACTCCGTTCTTGAATGATTTCAATACTATTGAGCATAAAGAAGATGGAGCTTCGTCGCCCAGCAAGTACCTACGAAAAATTGCGCAGCTTCGGGCGCAAAGATATTCTGGCCCTCTGGGAATCGGACTGGAGGCCCATTTTGATACTCCTGACTTGGCTTATGTTAGGACTGCCATTGATACACTCGCCACTGCAAAACTCCCCATCTGGATCACAGAGTTGGACGTTTCATCACGCCCTAATCAG GCACAGTATTTGGGACAAATTATAAACGAGCTTTCGTCACATCCGGCCGTTCAAGGTATAGTGCTATGGTCGGCATGGAAACCGAGTGGGTGTTACAAGATGTGTTTGACGGATAACAATTTCAGAAACTTAGCAACGGGGGATGTGGTTGATGGGGTGATTAAAGCAATGAGCCATGAAGGTTTAGTGGGCACCACCGCAGCTAATGGCAGCTTTGAGACGTCACTGTTTCATGGTGAATATGAAGTTCAGGTTGATCATCCATTGTTGGACAAATCTTTGGCTCACAACTTGACTGTAACGTCAACCGTTGATAGTGAAAGGAGGCTATATTTCTCAGTCTCTGAACGAGtgtaa
- the LOC116026193 gene encoding uncharacterized protein LOC116026193 codes for MAFYFAEGEDYYEFQSNSCPKGFSCGSLGYLEFPFTQHTHPHCGLIRVDCDAKPLPKVQLGMGGDSYQFVNIYSVANSTILILEDSKLQRLFDTHNYSNLNYSLQFPYSPSITFSNFPTNSFKVIRKCNNSPADDIFNYERNYCFQGFGLFYKNALVPQKNPKCVADKCTMYPTPILVKQTNALLTPLFGMVFQLSEACHECYYGGGQCTADSSNEFHCAKDQAI; via the exons ATGGCCTTTTACTTTGCTGAGGGAGAAGATTATTATGAGTTCCAATCTAATTCATGTCCCAAGGGATTCTCCTGTGGAAGTTTGGGTTATCTGGAGTTCCCTTTTACTCAACACACCCACCCTCATTGTGGTCTAATCAGAGTAGATTGTGATGCTAAACCTCTCCCAAAAGTCCAGTTGGGAATGGGGGGAGATTCGTATcagtttgtgaatatatactcTGTTGCAAATAGCACCATTCTTATCCTTGAAGACTCAAAGCTTCAGAGACTTTTCGATACCCATAATTACTCAAATTTAAACTATAGCCTCCAATTCCCGTATTCTCCTTCTATCACATTCAGCAATTTTCCAACAAATTCATTCAAAGTCATTCGTAAATGCAATAACAGTCCAGCTGATGATATCTTCAATTATGAGAGGAATTACTGTTTTCAAGGATTCGGTTTGTTCTATAAAAACGCATTGGTTCCACAGAAGAATCCCAAATGTGTTGCTGATAAGTGTACCATGTATCCAACTCCAATTCTCGTTAAACAAACAAATGCTCTGTTAACTCCTCTATTTGGAATGGTATTCCAACTCTCAGAAGCTTGCCATGAGTGTTACTATGGAGGAGGGCAATGTACAGCAGACAGCAGCAATGAATTCCATTGTGCAAAAG atcaagccatttga